A part of Clarias gariepinus isolate MV-2021 ecotype Netherlands chromosome 14, CGAR_prim_01v2, whole genome shotgun sequence genomic DNA contains:
- the LOC128541268 gene encoding interferon a3-like gives MRKPQTNNINEPELQSKRLTCLALLREMGEEISTNSSIPDNWHHWFFNQSYSKPEKQIGFIFQTLDEVSRLLEESDSVSWNKDKLDTLLHMLDLQANGLRSCLDHKVKKSKRLPLYFKRLRDLTKDDKEKNEAWEGIRKELLQLFGLLDFFPAVSVNNVAKESQ, from the exons GAACTGCAGAGTAAAAGGCTGACATGTTTAGCACTGCTTAGAGAAAtg GGGGAAGAAATCAGCACCAACTCGTCCATTCCAGATAACTGGCATCACTGGTTCTTTAACCAAAGCTATTCTAAg CCAGAGAAACAGATTGGGTTCATCTTTCAGACTCTAGACGAGGTCTCTCGGTTATTGGAAGAGTCTGACTCTGTCTCTTGGAACAAGGACAAGCTGGACACTTTGTTACATATGCTGGATCTGCAGGCCAATGGACTTCGTTCATGT CTTGATCACAAAGTAAAAAAGAGCAAAAGATTGCCCTTATACTTCAAACGACTAAGAGATCTCACCAAGGATGACAAG GAGAAGAATGAGGCCTGGGAGGGGATCAGAAAAGAGTTGCTTCAACTTTTTGGGCTGCTGGACTTCTTCCCTGCTGTCTCTGTGAATAATGTTGCAAAGGAGAGTCAATAA